A window from Enterocloster bolteae encodes these proteins:
- a CDS encoding ACT domain-containing protein codes for MNKAIITVVGKDRVGIIAGVCTYLAENQINILDITQTIVKGFFNMMMVVDVENITKSFGEVAQELEQVGEEIGVSVKIQREEIFLKMHRI; via the coding sequence ATGAATAAGGCAATCATTACAGTAGTAGGGAAAGACAGGGTAGGAATCATTGCAGGCGTATGTACATACCTGGCTGAGAACCAGATTAATATACTGGATATCACCCAGACCATTGTAAAGGGATTTTTCAACATGATGATGGTTGTGGACGTGGAGAACATAACCAAGTCCTTTGGCGAAGTCGCCCAGGAACTGGAACAGGTCGGAGAGGAAATCGGTGTGAGCGTGAAGATTCAGCGGGAAGAAATTTTCCTGAAGATGCACCGTATCTAA
- a CDS encoding MBL fold metallo-hydrolase produces MRMVSIASGSSGNCIYIGSDSTHLLVDAGISNKRIQQGLNEIGLTGNDVNGILITHEHSDHIKGLGVLSRKYEIPIYGTRETLDEIAAAGSLGKFDKGLLTPVCPDLDFMVGDLTVKPFKIDHDAANPVAYRVQNGEKSVAVATDMGHFDQYIIDHLQGLDALLLESNHDVRMLETGPYPYYLKRRILGDHGHLSNENAGRLLNCVLHDRLKKILLGHLSKENNYEELAYETVRLEIDEGDCPYGASDFSISVASRDCMSEIIYL; encoded by the coding sequence ATGAGAATGGTAAGTATTGCCAGCGGAAGCAGCGGCAACTGTATTTACATAGGTTCTGACAGCACCCACCTGCTGGTGGATGCGGGGATCAGCAACAAGCGGATTCAGCAGGGGTTAAATGAGATAGGACTTACGGGAAACGATGTAAACGGGATTCTCATTACCCATGAGCATTCGGACCACATCAAGGGACTGGGAGTGCTGTCGCGCAAGTATGAGATTCCCATTTACGGGACCCGGGAAACCCTGGATGAGATTGCGGCCGCAGGCAGCCTGGGCAAATTTGATAAAGGGCTTCTGACTCCGGTATGCCCGGATTTGGATTTCATGGTAGGCGATTTGACCGTGAAGCCCTTTAAGATTGACCACGACGCAGCGAATCCGGTGGCATACCGCGTACAAAACGGGGAGAAGTCCGTGGCTGTGGCCACGGATATGGGACATTTTGACCAGTATATCATAGACCATCTTCAGGGGCTGGACGCCCTGCTCCTGGAATCCAACCACGATGTCAGGATGCTGGAGACAGGACCTTATCCCTATTACCTGAAACGAAGGATCTTAGGGGACCACGGCCATCTGTCCAATGAAAATGCGGGCAGGCTTTTAAACTGCGTCCTTCACGACAGACTGAAAAAAATTCTTTTGGGACATCTCAGCAAGGAGAACAATTACGAGGAGCTGGCCTACGAGACCGTACGGCTGGAGATTGACGAGGGAGACTGCCCTTACGGAGCTTCTGACTTTTCCATTTCCGTGGCCAGCAGGGACTGCATGAGTGAAATCATATATCTGTAA
- the coaE gene encoding dephospho-CoA kinase (Dephospho-CoA kinase (CoaE) performs the final step in coenzyme A biosynthesis.): MENIRNAFPAGGKFILGITGGVGSGKSRVLEILKEEYGFRVIQADQVAKDLMQPGQESYRAVVDFLGPSILNEDGTINRPAMAQVIFGCPDKRVQVDRLTHPLVWNTAFGEALACPEPLVVIEAAIPSKEFRDNCGEMWYVYTSRENRMERLRESRGYTQEKTESIMDSQAPEAGFREFSDAVIDNNGSVEDTRKQIRRLLKNKIRMQ, encoded by the coding sequence ATGGAAAATATAAGAAATGCATTCCCCGCAGGCGGTAAGTTCATATTGGGAATCACAGGCGGCGTGGGGTCCGGCAAGAGCCGGGTGCTGGAGATACTGAAGGAGGAGTATGGCTTCCGTGTCATCCAGGCGGATCAGGTGGCAAAGGATTTGATGCAGCCAGGGCAGGAGAGCTACCGGGCTGTGGTGGACTTCCTGGGGCCGTCCATACTGAATGAGGACGGAACCATCAACCGTCCTGCCATGGCCCAGGTAATCTTTGGCTGCCCTGATAAACGCGTCCAGGTGGACCGCCTGACTCATCCCCTGGTATGGAATACGGCCTTTGGGGAGGCGCTTGCCTGCCCTGAACCTCTGGTGGTCATAGAGGCGGCCATTCCCTCAAAAGAATTCCGTGACAACTGCGGGGAAATGTGGTATGTTTATACATCGAGGGAGAACCGCATGGAGCGTCTCAGAGAGAGCCGCGGTTACACACAGGAGAAAACGGAAAGCATTATGGACAGCCAGGCGCCGGAGGCCGGATTCAGGGAGTTTTCTGATGCGGTTATCGACAACAACGGCTCTGTGGAGGACACAAGAAAACAGATCCGCAGACTCCTGAAGAACAAAATCAGAATGCAATAA
- the polA gene encoding DNA polymerase I, producing MDKLVLIDGHSIMNRAFYGVPDLTNSEGLHTNAVYGFLNIMLKILEEEKADHAAVAFDLKEPTFRHEMYDAYKGTRKPMPQELHEQVPVMKDVLKAMGIPIMTLKGFEADDILGTVAKRCQAKGIQVSVVSGDRDLLQLADEHIKIRIPRTSRGVTEIKDYFPEDVLREYQVTPEEFIDVKALMGDASDNIPGVPSIGEKTATSIIAQYKSIENAYAHLEEIRPPRAKKALEEHYDMAQMSRKLAAICTDCPVEFNYEDARIEDLYTPEAYQYMKRLEFKSILARFDKTAAQEAAAPDIKTHFTLVKDIKTADKIFSRAAETGLAGFQLILGRDGALKETAEQLSFSFDENGEVKAGKKARSGLNPVTGLALCLGEEDIYCLAAGEQITGEYLLEQLRALCGRNQEQDNQAQNSQGQDNPGVRELWALDLKSMLAYLELKDTDPVYDAGVAGYLLNPLKDTYAYDDLARDYLGLTVPSRADLLAKEDLGDALWRGEKNAVDCVCYMGYTAWKAAAPLAGQLKDTGMYSLYTDIEMPLIYSLFHMEQEGVKVERAELKEYGDRLKVGIAKLEQEIYQETGHEFNINSPKQLGEILFEQMELPGGKKTKTGYSTAADVLEKLAPDYPVVQKILDYRQLTKLNSTYAEGLAAYIGEDGRIHGKFNQTITATGRISSTEPNLQNIPVRMALGREIRKVFVPKEGCVFVDADYSQIELRILAHMSGDERLIEAYRSAQDIHAITASQVFHVPLDEVTPLQRRNAKAVNFGIVYGISAFGLSEGLSISRKEAVEYIDKYFETYPGVKTFLDGLVKQGKEQGYVTTLYGRRRPIPELKSANFMQRQFGERVAMNSPIQGTAADVMKIAMIAVDRELKKRGLKSRIVLQIHDELLIETARDEIEAVKEILTDKMKHAADLRVSLEVEAEVGKSWFDAK from the coding sequence ATGGACAAATTGGTTTTGATTGATGGACACAGTATTATGAACCGGGCATTTTACGGGGTACCGGACCTTACGAATTCGGAGGGTCTGCATACCAACGCAGTGTACGGTTTTTTAAATATCATGCTGAAGATATTGGAGGAGGAAAAGGCGGACCACGCAGCCGTTGCTTTTGATTTAAAAGAGCCTACCTTCCGGCATGAGATGTATGACGCCTATAAGGGCACGAGAAAGCCCATGCCCCAGGAGCTTCATGAGCAGGTTCCTGTGATGAAGGATGTGCTGAAGGCCATGGGAATTCCTATCATGACCCTTAAGGGGTTTGAGGCGGATGATATACTGGGAACCGTGGCAAAGCGGTGTCAGGCCAAGGGTATCCAGGTATCCGTGGTATCGGGTGACAGGGACCTTCTGCAGCTGGCTGATGAGCACATCAAGATACGGATTCCCAGGACCAGCAGGGGTGTGACCGAGATCAAGGACTATTTCCCGGAGGATGTGCTGCGGGAGTATCAGGTGACGCCGGAGGAATTCATTGATGTGAAGGCCCTTATGGGGGATGCCTCCGACAATATACCGGGGGTGCCTTCCATCGGGGAAAAGACAGCAACCAGCATCATCGCCCAGTACAAATCCATAGAGAACGCCTATGCCCATCTGGAGGAGATTAGGCCCCCCAGGGCTAAGAAGGCTCTGGAGGAGCATTATGACATGGCTCAGATGAGCAGGAAGCTGGCGGCCATCTGTACGGACTGTCCTGTGGAATTTAATTATGAGGACGCCCGGATTGAGGACCTGTATACCCCGGAGGCTTACCAGTATATGAAGCGTCTGGAATTCAAGTCCATCCTGGCCCGTTTTGATAAAACCGCTGCCCAGGAAGCAGCCGCGCCTGATATAAAAACCCATTTTACCCTTGTGAAGGATATAAAGACAGCGGATAAAATATTCAGCAGGGCAGCAGAGACCGGGCTGGCTGGCTTCCAGCTCATACTTGGCAGGGACGGGGCTTTAAAGGAGACAGCAGAGCAGCTGTCCTTCAGCTTTGACGAGAACGGGGAAGTAAAAGCAGGAAAAAAGGCCAGATCCGGGCTGAATCCCGTGACAGGCCTGGCCCTGTGCCTGGGCGAGGAGGATATTTACTGTCTGGCGGCAGGAGAGCAGATTACCGGCGAGTATCTTCTGGAACAGCTCAGGGCGCTGTGCGGGAGAAATCAGGAACAGGATAACCAGGCACAGAATAGCCAGGGCCAGGATAACCCAGGCGTCAGAGAGCTCTGGGCCCTGGATTTAAAATCCATGCTTGCGTACCTGGAACTTAAGGATACGGATCCTGTGTATGACGCGGGAGTGGCCGGATATCTTTTGAATCCTCTTAAGGATACCTATGCCTACGACGATCTGGCCAGGGATTATCTGGGGCTTACCGTGCCCTCCAGGGCGGACCTGCTGGCCAAGGAGGATCTGGGAGATGCCCTGTGGAGGGGAGAGAAGAATGCCGTAGACTGTGTATGCTACATGGGATATACCGCGTGGAAGGCCGCTGCACCCCTGGCAGGCCAGTTAAAGGATACGGGAATGTACAGCCTGTATACAGATATAGAGATGCCCCTGATTTACAGCCTTTTCCATATGGAGCAGGAGGGCGTGAAGGTGGAACGGGCTGAGCTAAAGGAATATGGGGACAGGCTTAAGGTGGGAATCGCCAAGCTGGAACAGGAAATTTACCAGGAGACAGGGCATGAATTCAATATCAATTCCCCCAAGCAGCTGGGAGAGATTCTCTTTGAACAGATGGAGCTTCCGGGAGGCAAAAAGACAAAGACCGGTTATTCCACGGCAGCGGATGTACTGGAAAAGCTGGCGCCTGATTATCCGGTGGTCCAGAAAATCCTGGACTACCGCCAGCTGACAAAGCTGAATTCCACCTATGCGGAAGGCCTGGCAGCCTACATCGGTGAGGACGGAAGGATTCACGGCAAATTCAACCAGACCATCACGGCCACGGGGCGCATCAGCAGCACGGAGCCAAACCTTCAGAATATCCCTGTGCGCATGGCCCTGGGCAGGGAAATACGCAAGGTATTTGTTCCAAAGGAAGGCTGTGTGTTCGTGGACGCGGATTATTCCCAGATTGAACTGCGCATCCTGGCGCACATGTCAGGGGATGAGAGGCTGATCGAAGCATATCGTTCCGCCCAGGACATCCATGCCATCACCGCTTCCCAGGTATTCCATGTACCCCTTGATGAAGTGACTCCCCTCCAGCGCCGCAACGCAAAGGCGGTGAACTTTGGAATTGTATACGGCATCAGCGCCTTTGGACTCAGCGAGGGACTCAGCATCTCCCGCAAGGAGGCGGTGGAGTATATTGACAAATATTTTGAGACCTATCCGGGGGTTAAGACATTCCTGGACGGACTGGTCAAGCAGGGCAAGGAACAGGGCTACGTGACGACCCTGTACGGCAGGAGGCGGCCCATTCCTGAGCTTAAGTCCGCCAACTTTATGCAGCGTCAGTTCGGAGAGCGCGTGGCCATGAACTCACCGATTCAGGGAACCGCAGCAGACGTCATGAAGATAGCCATGATTGCAGTGGACAGGGAGCTGAAAAAGCGCGGCCTAAAATCCAGAATCGTCCTTCAGATTCACGATGAGCTTCTGATTGAGACGGCCCGGGATGAGATTGAGGCGGTTAAGGAGATTCTGACCGACAAGATGAAGCATGCCGCGGATTTAAGGGTTTCACTGGAAGTGGAGGCGGAAGTGGGAAAATCCTGGTTTGACGCCAAGTAG
- a CDS encoding anti-sigma factor family protein has protein sequence MTCREAERLVMPYINGSITDEELKEFLKHIETCEECREELEIYFTVDVGIRQLDQETGTYNIKGALETALELSRQRVHTLGILETARYAVNTLCFWAVLAVLVLQFRMW, from the coding sequence GTGACCTGCAGGGAAGCGGAGCGTCTGGTGATGCCGTATATCAACGGCAGCATTACGGACGAGGAACTGAAAGAATTCTTAAAACACATCGAGACCTGCGAGGAATGCCGGGAAGAGCTGGAGATTTACTTCACAGTGGACGTGGGTATCCGCCAGCTGGACCAGGAAACAGGCACCTATAACATCAAGGGAGCCCTGGAGACAGCTCTGGAGCTGTCCCGGCAGAGGGTGCACACCCTGGGAATCCTGGAAACAGCCCGCTATGCGGTGAACACTCTGTGCTTCTGGGCCGTGCTGGCCGTGCTGGTGCTTCAGTTCAGGATGTGGTGA
- a CDS encoding AraC family transcriptional regulator, producing MSNTMILKDKSVQVSRIRRSSSFVMKRPHYHSYYEIYYLLSGKCKMFINQDIYYLEPGDMTIIPPLEVHKALYEPSWEAERFGIYFSRDTVTSFLSLCGREAFGHIFSQPKRTIPSEFRPKIEELLAQMQDEEKQGDSYCQIQLCSLLHQILVVLGRCQEARREGHALEEAEEAMVRAARYMNQHYQEGVTLGQVAAFANMSPTYFSKKFKSSTGLCFKEYLNYIRVQKASDMLRNTDLSVTGVAMACGFSDGNYFGDVFRRLTGVSPREYRKG from the coding sequence ATGAGCAATACCATGATTCTAAAGGATAAAAGCGTTCAGGTCAGTCGTATCAGAAGGTCCTCCAGCTTTGTGATGAAGCGGCCTCATTATCATTCTTACTATGAGATTTATTATCTGTTATCAGGAAAGTGTAAAATGTTCATCAACCAGGACATCTATTACCTGGAACCGGGTGACATGACCATCATTCCGCCTCTTGAGGTCCACAAGGCCCTGTATGAGCCAAGCTGGGAGGCTGAGCGCTTCGGCATCTATTTCTCCAGGGACACGGTCACCTCCTTTTTAAGCCTTTGCGGGAGGGAGGCCTTTGGCCATATCTTTTCACAGCCCAAACGCACCATTCCTTCAGAATTCCGCCCTAAGATAGAGGAACTGCTGGCTCAGATGCAGGATGAGGAAAAGCAGGGCGACAGCTACTGCCAGATACAGCTTTGCAGCCTCCTGCACCAGATTCTGGTGGTATTGGGCCGCTGCCAGGAGGCCCGGAGGGAAGGACACGCGCTGGAGGAGGCAGAGGAGGCCATGGTGCGTGCGGCCAGATATATGAACCAGCATTACCAGGAAGGGGTGACGCTGGGGCAGGTGGCTGCATTTGCCAATATGAGCCCCACCTACTTTTCTAAGAAATTCAAAAGCTCCACCGGCCTTTGCTTCAAGGAGTATCTGAACTACATCCGCGTGCAGAAAGCATCTGATATGCTGCGCAATACAGACCTTTCTGTGACCGGTGTGGCCATGGCCTGCGGGTTCTCGGACGGCAATTATTTCGGGGATGTGTTCCGGCGGCTGACAGGCGTATCTCCCAGGGAATACAGGAAGGGGTAG
- a CDS encoding YczE/YyaS/YitT family protein, translated as MAVNYFKKIGARRLLIMIMGNVFLGMGISIFKLSGLGNDPFSGMVMALANILGFSYASFLLVINGGLFIFELAAGRRLIGIGTLVNAFLLGYIVTFFNGLWPLLFPVPDTMLLRVVTVLVGVIVTSFGVSLYQTPNAGVTPYDSISLITAKSRPLIPYFWHRIATDAVCAVICFLAGGIIGLGTLVSAFGLGPIVHFFNVQVAGRLVKDC; from the coding sequence ATGGCTGTGAACTACTTCAAAAAAATCGGGGCGCGCCGGCTGCTCATCATGATTATGGGAAATGTATTTCTTGGAATGGGAATCAGTATATTCAAGCTGTCCGGCCTGGGCAACGACCCTTTCAGCGGTATGGTCATGGCCCTGGCCAATATACTGGGCTTCAGCTACGCCTCTTTTTTGCTGGTCATTAACGGCGGACTCTTTATCTTTGAACTGGCCGCAGGCCGCAGACTCATAGGAATCGGCACCCTGGTAAATGCATTTCTTCTGGGATATATCGTCACCTTTTTTAATGGTTTATGGCCCCTGCTGTTTCCTGTGCCGGACACCATGCTCCTGCGCGTGGTCACCGTGCTTGTCGGCGTCATTGTCACCAGTTTCGGCGTGTCCCTGTACCAGACCCCCAATGCAGGGGTTACGCCTTATGACAGTATTTCCCTGATTACTGCAAAGAGCCGCCCTCTTATCCCCTACTTCTGGCACCGGATAGCCACGGATGCAGTTTGCGCCGTCATATGCTTCCTGGCAGGAGGAATCATTGGCCTGGGCACCCTGGTGTCAGCCTTCGGCCTGGGCCCCATTGTCCATTTCTTCAATGTCCAAGTGGCCGGACGGCTGGTAAAAGACTGTTAA
- a CDS encoding aldo/keto reductase, with protein MKKVKLSEGLSLSAVVQGFWRLDSWKWSAEELARFMNECIDRGVTTFDTAEIYGGTLCETLMGQAFEQDRAIRNKIQLVSKTGIFKEGGFGYYDTRYDRVKQSCEESLKRLHTDHLDLYLIHREDPCIDFESTAKALTELKKEGKIGEMGVSNFDPHKFNGLNRAVNGQLVTNQIEWNPVCFEHFNSGMMDDLTASGIHPMIWSPLAGGRMFDPNDSLCAAAMKTIKRIAEKHDADPSAIIYAWIMYHPAGAVPISGSNRLDRLDTAIKALDIRLEHYEWYEIYKASGQQAIR; from the coding sequence GTGAAAAAAGTTAAATTGTCGGAAGGGCTGTCATTGTCAGCCGTGGTTCAGGGATTCTGGAGGCTGGACAGCTGGAAATGGTCTGCAGAAGAACTGGCCCGATTCATGAATGAATGTATTGATAGGGGAGTCACCACCTTTGACACGGCGGAAATCTACGGAGGCACGCTCTGTGAGACGCTGATGGGGCAGGCCTTTGAACAGGATCGCGCCATTCGAAACAAAATCCAGCTGGTATCGAAAACCGGTATTTTCAAAGAGGGCGGATTTGGATATTATGACACAAGATACGACAGGGTAAAACAGTCCTGTGAGGAGAGCCTGAAGCGGCTTCATACAGACCATCTGGACCTGTATCTGATTCACCGTGAGGATCCCTGCATTGATTTTGAATCAACTGCAAAGGCACTGACAGAGCTTAAGAAGGAAGGAAAAATAGGGGAAATGGGCGTCTCCAACTTTGATCCTCATAAATTCAACGGTCTTAACAGAGCTGTCAACGGACAGCTGGTAACGAACCAGATTGAGTGGAACCCTGTATGCTTTGAACATTTTAATTCCGGAATGATGGATGACCTGACTGCGTCCGGAATCCATCCCATGATATGGTCGCCTCTGGCAGGGGGGAGAATGTTTGATCCCAACGACAGCCTGTGCGCTGCGGCTATGAAAACCATAAAAAGGATTGCCGAGAAGCATGACGCAGACCCGTCTGCCATCATATACGCATGGATTATGTATCATCCGGCAGGGGCAGTTCCTATTTCAGGAAGCAACAGGCTGGACAGGCTGGATACGGCCATTAAGGCCCTGGACATCCGTCTGGAGCACTATGAATGGTATGAAATATATAAGGCCAGCGGCCAGCAGGCAATCAGGTAA